One genomic segment of Clavelina lepadiformis chromosome 3, kaClaLepa1.1, whole genome shotgun sequence includes these proteins:
- the LOC143448209 gene encoding vigilin-like isoform X2 produces the protein MNSATAHNTMNDVGSSDSGAAPTYSEAFPPLSDGGNAAGIATTSAENEWLNPKIQRIKSSVVTQIFHIPMEERAYKQTDFGQAQKDQSKACMDIMKMTDTQIEISTCRDGSLALLVSGRADNVLKARREIFNRLQTQARITINIPKDHHRVILGKSGSRLQKLELETATKINIPRSEDQNTAINIVGTQEGIHKAKHEIQLISDEQAKLAMERLQIEKMYHPFVSGPRSETSNQIAKEHGVRIHIPPPSVPKNEIVVAGEKDGVNAAVAKIMAIYNRKSRNCKTIAVEIMKSQHKYIIGPRGQTLQDILAETEVSVELPPSDSLSETVTLRGEPEKLGQALTTVYAKANSVVNREVMADVWLHRFIIGKKGANIRNITANLPNVNVEFRDEESKIVIEGPPSEVDQAQQLLEKEVKELKSRMDYTELNVDPKYHRNIIGKGGQSINKLRDQYKVNIRIPSDTDNSSLIRIEGDPEGVQEVKKQLGQMIKRMENERSKDVLIEHRFHKNIIGQKGENIRVIRERFPEVNISFPDASLKSDVVNLRGPKNEVDKCYKYLKHMNDDLIEKNYRIEVPIFKQYHKNVIGKGGSNIRKIREETNTQIELPTENSDSEVITIIGKKADCEKARKLIREIEREQANIVEESLSIESKLHNSLIGAKGRLIRSVMDECGGVQIHFPTDSSGSNTVTIRGPPDDVKKAKTQLLQIAKQKELASYTQEVKCKPELHRFLIGRGGATIKKVRDETGARIIFPAANDNDKEAIVLIGRKEEVEQAQKILTERIKKMENVTEIEMEIDPKWHKHFVARRAAVLRDIADEFGGVAVSFPRVGEQSAVVRIKGPSECVQGAKTRLAEIVDDLNNQVTIKCVIDEKYHRTVIGMKGKNIQLVTGELNIQVKFPDRGNQNAPQNGNEPMQNGVEDEDAKNIILITGHKDRCQEAKEALEALVPQVEEVSVPYKFHRYIIGQKGSGVRKLMEEFDVNIGIPPADKNSDIITITGTADKLTRAKEGLMERVGEIEKDEEDRVLRNFALTIEVPNLYHPQIIGRRGATITKIRIKNEVNIQFPDREDPNRDQIKIVGYERNTEAAKQEIMAIVNELASHISQDMHIDRRVHPRLIGTKGKAIRKIMEDYGVDIRFPKDKDIVTVTGPQDRVEECVEHVLNLEEEYMQDIVEQEENRKYNHSSRPDDRSRSHGQQSHPFVVRDAPWHQSVDTNSMDDFPSLSAPSSGASRSTTAPAWNRRM, from the exons ATGAATTCTGCCACTGCGCATAACACTA TGAACGACGTGGGCTCTAGCGACTCTGGTGCTGCCCCAACCTACTCTGAAGCGTTTCCCCCACTTTCTGATGGTGGTAATGCCGCTGGCATCGCCACAACTTCTGCTGAGAATGAATGGCTCAACCCCAAGATACAACGGATCAAATCATCTGTGGTTACCCAG ATTTTTCACATCCCCATGGAGGAGCGAGCCTACAAACAAACAGACTTCGGACAAGCTCAGAAAGATCAAAGCAAGGCGTGCATGGACATCATGAAAATGACCGACACCCAGATCGAAATCTCGACGTGCCGGGATGGTTCTCTTGCACTCTTGGTTTCTGGAAGAGCAGACAACGTTTTGAAGGCACGAAGAGAGATTTTTAATCGACTTCAGACACAG GCTCGCATAACAATCAACATCCCGAAAGATCACCACCGTGTCATCTTAGGTAAATCTGGTAGCCGGCTCCAAAAGCTTGAGCTTGAAACAGCGACCAAGATAAACATTCCGAGATCGGAGGACCAGAATACTGCCATTAACATCGTTGGAACCCAGGAAGGAATTCACAAGGCAAAGCATGAGATCCAACTGATATCGGATGAACAG GCAAAGTTAGCCATGGAACGTCTTCAAATTGAGAAAATGTATCATCCGTTTGTAAGTGGGCCACGTAGTGAAACTTCTAACCAGATTGCAAAG GAGCATGGAGTTCGTATTCATATTCCACCTCCAAGTGTGCCAAAGAACGAGATTGTGGTCGCCGGTGAGAAGGACGGTGTCAATGCTGCAGTGGCAAAGATCatggccatttacaacaggaAG AGTCGTAATTGCAAGACAATTGCGGTCGAGATCATGAAATCCCAACATAAGTACATCATTGGACCACGTGGACAGACCCTGCAG GACATCCTCGCCGAAACAGAAGTCTCAGTTGAACTACCGCCGAGTGATTCGTTGTCTGAGACGGTGACATTGAGAGGCGAACCGGAAAAACTGGGACAGGCCCTCACGACAGTTTATGCTAAG GCGAACAGTGTTGTCAATCGTGAAGTTATGGCTGACGTGTGGCTGCATCGCTTTATTATTGGCAAGAAGGGGGCAAATATCAGAAATATCACGGCAAACTTACCTAAT GTGAACGTTGAATTTCGAGATGAGGAGAGCAAGATTGTGATAGAAGGCCCACCATCGGAAGTGGACCAGGCTCAGCAACTTCTTGAAAAGGAAGTAAAAGAACTG aaatctcGAATGGATTATACTGAATTGAACGTCGATCCCAAATATCATCGCAACATTATTGGGAAAGGTGGACAAAGCATCAACAAACTGCGGGACCAATACAAG GTCAACATTCGAATTCCTTCCGACACCGACAACAGCTCTTTGATTCGCATCGAAGGTGACCCAGAAGGTGTCCAGGAGGTCAAGAAGCAACTTGGTCAAATGATAAAGAGAATG gaaaATGAAAGGTCAAAAGATGTGTTGATCGAACATCGATTCCATAAAAACATCATTGGAcaaaaaggagaaaatattCGTGTAATTCGTGAACGTTTTCCTGag GTTAACATAAGCTTCCCTGATGCCAGTTTGAAAAGTGATGTTGTCAATCTCCGTGGACCAAAGAACGAAGTAGATAAATGTTACAAATACCTCAAACACATGAACGATGACTTG ATTGAAAAGAATTACAGAATTGAAGTTCCAATTTTCAAACAGTATCACAAGAATGTGATTGGCAAAGGAGGCAGCAACATCCGCAAGATCAGGGAGGAAACCAACACTCAG ATTGAGCTTCCCACCGAGAATTCCGATAGTGAGGTGATCACCATCATTGGGAAGAAAGCGGATTGTGAAAAGGCGAGAAAACTCATCCGTGAAATAGAGAGAGAGCAG GCCAACATTGTTGAAGAATCTCTTTCGATTGAATCCAAACTCCACAACTCGTTGATCGGAGCGAAGGGTCGTTTGATCCGATCTGTCATGGATGAATGCGGCGGCGTGCAGATCCACTTCCCGACTGATTCTTCCGGAAGTAATACCGTTACCATTAGAGGGCCTCCGGATGATGTAAAGAAGGCAAAAACTCAACTTCTGCAAATTGCAAAGCAGAAG GAGCTTGCCAGCTACACACAGGAGGTGAAGTGCAAGCCAGAGCTTCATCGCTTCCTAATTGGAAGAGGAGGAGCAACCATTAAAAAG GTGCGTGATGAGACAGGAGCTCGCATCATCTTCCCAGCAGCCAATGATAACGATAAGGAGGCGATTGTCCTCATCGGAAGGAAGGAGGAAGTCGAACAAGCTCAGAAGATCCTAACAGAGAGGATAAAGAAAATG GAAAATGTAACAGAGATTGAAATGGAAATTGATCCAAAGTGGCACAAACACTTTGTCGCAAGACGTGCAGCCGTCCTACGCGACATCGCAGATGAGTTTGGTGGAGTTGCAGTGTCCTTCCCGAGAGTTGGAGAACAATCTGCCGTGGTGAGAATAAAAGGACCTTCGGAATGTGTCCAGGGAGCAAAGACTCGTCTTGCTGAGATCGTTGATGACTTG AATAACCAGGTCACCATTAAGTGTGTCATCGACGAGAAATACCATCGCACAGTGATCGGTATGAAGGGCAAAAATATCCAGCTTGTTACAGGCGAGTTAAATATCCAGGTCAAGTTTCCGGATAGAGGAAACCAAAATG cCCCACAAAATGGCAATGAACCCATGCAGAATGGTGTAGAGGATGAGGATGCCAAGAATATTATCCTCATCACCGGACACAAAGATCGATGCCAGGAGGCCAAAGAGGCTTTGGAG GCATTAGTGCCGCAGGTAGAAGAAGTTTCGGTACCGTACAAGTTTCATCGCTACATCATCGGGCAGAAAGGGTCAGGAGTTCGCAAACTCATGGAGGAGTTTGACGTCAACATCGGAATTCCGCCCGCTGATAAAAACAGCGACATAATCACT ATCACTGGAACAGCTGATAAGCTCACTCGGGCCAAGGAAGGTTTGATGGAGCGCGTGGGTGAAATTGAAAAGGACGAGGAAGATAGA GTTTTGAGGAACTTTGCACTGACAATCGAAGTTCCCAATCTTTATCATCCGCAAATTATCGGTCGTCGTGGTGCCACTATCACGAAGATCAGAATAAAGAATGAAGTCAACATCCAGTTTCCTGATCGAGAAGATCCGAACAGG GACCAAATTAAAATCGTCGGTTACGAGAGGAACACGGAAGCAGCCAAGCAAGAGATCATGGCCATCGTCAACGAGCTCGCATCGCACATCAGCCAAGACATGCACATCGATAGAAGAGTTCATCCGAGACTTATCGGGACGAAGGGAAAAGCAATTCGCAAAATTATGGAAGATTATGGC GTTGATATACGATTTCCTAAAGACAAGGATATTGTCACTGTCACTGGACCTCAAGATAGGGTGGAGGAATGTGTTGAACATGTTCTCAATCTTGAGGAGGAATAT ATGCAAGACATCGTAGAACAAGAAGAAAATAGAAAGTATAATCATTCGTCACGCCCAGATGATCGGTCACGCTCGCATGGTCAGCAGTCTCACCCATTTGTGGTTCGGGATGCACCATGGCATCAGTCT GTCGACACAAACAGCATGGATGACTTTCCTAGCCTAAGCGCTCCATCTAGCGGCGCGAGCAGATCTACCACTGCGCCCGCATGGAATCGCCGCATGTAG
- the LOC143448209 gene encoding vigilin-like isoform X1: protein MNSATAHNTMNDVGSSDSGAAPTYSEAFPPLSDGGNAAGIATTSAENEWLNPKIQRIKSSVVTQIFHIPMEERAYKQTDFGQAQKDQSKACMDIMKMTDTQIEISTCRDGSLALLVSGRADNVLKARREIFNRLQTQARITINIPKDHHRVILGKSGSRLQKLELETATKINIPRSEDQNTAINIVGTQEGIHKAKHEIQLISDEQAKLAMERLQIEKMYHPFVSGPRSETSNQIAKEHGVRIHIPPPSVPKNEIVVAGEKDGVNAAVAKIMAIYNRKSRNCKTIAVEIMKSQHKYIIGPRGQTLQDILAETEVSVELPPSDSLSETVTLRGEPEKLGQALTTVYAKANSVVNREVMADVWLHRFIIGKKGANIRNITANLPNVNVEFRDEESKIVIEGPPSEVDQAQQLLEKEVKELKSRMDYTELNVDPKYHRNIIGKGGQSINKLRDQYKVNIRIPSDTDNSSLIRIEGDPEGVQEVKKQLGQMIKRMENERSKDVLIEHRFHKNIIGQKGENIRVIRERFPEVNISFPDASLKSDVVNLRGPKNEVDKCYKYLKHMNDDLIEKNYRIEVPIFKQYHKNVIGKGGSNIRKIREETNTQIELPTENSDSEVITIIGKKADCEKARKLIREIEREQANIVEESLSIESKLHNSLIGAKGRLIRSVMDECGGVQIHFPTDSSGSNTVTIRGPPDDVKKAKTQLLQIAKQKELASYTQEVKCKPELHRFLIGRGGATIKKVRDETGARIIFPAANDNDKEAIVLIGRKEEVEQAQKILTERIKKMENVTEIEMEIDPKWHKHFVARRAAVLRDIADEFGGVAVSFPRVGEQSAVVRIKGPSECVQGAKTRLAEIVDDLNNQVTIKCVIDEKYHRTVIGMKGKNIQLVTGELNIQVKFPDRGNQNERDPSKNNFIRRKNSKSAPQNGNEPMQNGVEDEDAKNIILITGHKDRCQEAKEALEALVPQVEEVSVPYKFHRYIIGQKGSGVRKLMEEFDVNIGIPPADKNSDIITITGTADKLTRAKEGLMERVGEIEKDEEDRVLRNFALTIEVPNLYHPQIIGRRGATITKIRIKNEVNIQFPDREDPNRDQIKIVGYERNTEAAKQEIMAIVNELASHISQDMHIDRRVHPRLIGTKGKAIRKIMEDYGVDIRFPKDKDIVTVTGPQDRVEECVEHVLNLEEEYMQDIVEQEENRKYNHSSRPDDRSRSHGQQSHPFVVRDAPWHQSVDTNSMDDFPSLSAPSSGASRSTTAPAWNRRM from the exons ATGAATTCTGCCACTGCGCATAACACTA TGAACGACGTGGGCTCTAGCGACTCTGGTGCTGCCCCAACCTACTCTGAAGCGTTTCCCCCACTTTCTGATGGTGGTAATGCCGCTGGCATCGCCACAACTTCTGCTGAGAATGAATGGCTCAACCCCAAGATACAACGGATCAAATCATCTGTGGTTACCCAG ATTTTTCACATCCCCATGGAGGAGCGAGCCTACAAACAAACAGACTTCGGACAAGCTCAGAAAGATCAAAGCAAGGCGTGCATGGACATCATGAAAATGACCGACACCCAGATCGAAATCTCGACGTGCCGGGATGGTTCTCTTGCACTCTTGGTTTCTGGAAGAGCAGACAACGTTTTGAAGGCACGAAGAGAGATTTTTAATCGACTTCAGACACAG GCTCGCATAACAATCAACATCCCGAAAGATCACCACCGTGTCATCTTAGGTAAATCTGGTAGCCGGCTCCAAAAGCTTGAGCTTGAAACAGCGACCAAGATAAACATTCCGAGATCGGAGGACCAGAATACTGCCATTAACATCGTTGGAACCCAGGAAGGAATTCACAAGGCAAAGCATGAGATCCAACTGATATCGGATGAACAG GCAAAGTTAGCCATGGAACGTCTTCAAATTGAGAAAATGTATCATCCGTTTGTAAGTGGGCCACGTAGTGAAACTTCTAACCAGATTGCAAAG GAGCATGGAGTTCGTATTCATATTCCACCTCCAAGTGTGCCAAAGAACGAGATTGTGGTCGCCGGTGAGAAGGACGGTGTCAATGCTGCAGTGGCAAAGATCatggccatttacaacaggaAG AGTCGTAATTGCAAGACAATTGCGGTCGAGATCATGAAATCCCAACATAAGTACATCATTGGACCACGTGGACAGACCCTGCAG GACATCCTCGCCGAAACAGAAGTCTCAGTTGAACTACCGCCGAGTGATTCGTTGTCTGAGACGGTGACATTGAGAGGCGAACCGGAAAAACTGGGACAGGCCCTCACGACAGTTTATGCTAAG GCGAACAGTGTTGTCAATCGTGAAGTTATGGCTGACGTGTGGCTGCATCGCTTTATTATTGGCAAGAAGGGGGCAAATATCAGAAATATCACGGCAAACTTACCTAAT GTGAACGTTGAATTTCGAGATGAGGAGAGCAAGATTGTGATAGAAGGCCCACCATCGGAAGTGGACCAGGCTCAGCAACTTCTTGAAAAGGAAGTAAAAGAACTG aaatctcGAATGGATTATACTGAATTGAACGTCGATCCCAAATATCATCGCAACATTATTGGGAAAGGTGGACAAAGCATCAACAAACTGCGGGACCAATACAAG GTCAACATTCGAATTCCTTCCGACACCGACAACAGCTCTTTGATTCGCATCGAAGGTGACCCAGAAGGTGTCCAGGAGGTCAAGAAGCAACTTGGTCAAATGATAAAGAGAATG gaaaATGAAAGGTCAAAAGATGTGTTGATCGAACATCGATTCCATAAAAACATCATTGGAcaaaaaggagaaaatattCGTGTAATTCGTGAACGTTTTCCTGag GTTAACATAAGCTTCCCTGATGCCAGTTTGAAAAGTGATGTTGTCAATCTCCGTGGACCAAAGAACGAAGTAGATAAATGTTACAAATACCTCAAACACATGAACGATGACTTG ATTGAAAAGAATTACAGAATTGAAGTTCCAATTTTCAAACAGTATCACAAGAATGTGATTGGCAAAGGAGGCAGCAACATCCGCAAGATCAGGGAGGAAACCAACACTCAG ATTGAGCTTCCCACCGAGAATTCCGATAGTGAGGTGATCACCATCATTGGGAAGAAAGCGGATTGTGAAAAGGCGAGAAAACTCATCCGTGAAATAGAGAGAGAGCAG GCCAACATTGTTGAAGAATCTCTTTCGATTGAATCCAAACTCCACAACTCGTTGATCGGAGCGAAGGGTCGTTTGATCCGATCTGTCATGGATGAATGCGGCGGCGTGCAGATCCACTTCCCGACTGATTCTTCCGGAAGTAATACCGTTACCATTAGAGGGCCTCCGGATGATGTAAAGAAGGCAAAAACTCAACTTCTGCAAATTGCAAAGCAGAAG GAGCTTGCCAGCTACACACAGGAGGTGAAGTGCAAGCCAGAGCTTCATCGCTTCCTAATTGGAAGAGGAGGAGCAACCATTAAAAAG GTGCGTGATGAGACAGGAGCTCGCATCATCTTCCCAGCAGCCAATGATAACGATAAGGAGGCGATTGTCCTCATCGGAAGGAAGGAGGAAGTCGAACAAGCTCAGAAGATCCTAACAGAGAGGATAAAGAAAATG GAAAATGTAACAGAGATTGAAATGGAAATTGATCCAAAGTGGCACAAACACTTTGTCGCAAGACGTGCAGCCGTCCTACGCGACATCGCAGATGAGTTTGGTGGAGTTGCAGTGTCCTTCCCGAGAGTTGGAGAACAATCTGCCGTGGTGAGAATAAAAGGACCTTCGGAATGTGTCCAGGGAGCAAAGACTCGTCTTGCTGAGATCGTTGATGACTTG AATAACCAGGTCACCATTAAGTGTGTCATCGACGAGAAATACCATCGCACAGTGATCGGTATGAAGGGCAAAAATATCCAGCTTGTTACAGGCGAGTTAAATATCCAGGTCAAGTTTCCGGATAGAGGAAACCAAAATG aAAGAGATCCATCAAAGAACAACTTTATAAGGCGCAAGAACTCGAAAAGTG cCCCACAAAATGGCAATGAACCCATGCAGAATGGTGTAGAGGATGAGGATGCCAAGAATATTATCCTCATCACCGGACACAAAGATCGATGCCAGGAGGCCAAAGAGGCTTTGGAG GCATTAGTGCCGCAGGTAGAAGAAGTTTCGGTACCGTACAAGTTTCATCGCTACATCATCGGGCAGAAAGGGTCAGGAGTTCGCAAACTCATGGAGGAGTTTGACGTCAACATCGGAATTCCGCCCGCTGATAAAAACAGCGACATAATCACT ATCACTGGAACAGCTGATAAGCTCACTCGGGCCAAGGAAGGTTTGATGGAGCGCGTGGGTGAAATTGAAAAGGACGAGGAAGATAGA GTTTTGAGGAACTTTGCACTGACAATCGAAGTTCCCAATCTTTATCATCCGCAAATTATCGGTCGTCGTGGTGCCACTATCACGAAGATCAGAATAAAGAATGAAGTCAACATCCAGTTTCCTGATCGAGAAGATCCGAACAGG GACCAAATTAAAATCGTCGGTTACGAGAGGAACACGGAAGCAGCCAAGCAAGAGATCATGGCCATCGTCAACGAGCTCGCATCGCACATCAGCCAAGACATGCACATCGATAGAAGAGTTCATCCGAGACTTATCGGGACGAAGGGAAAAGCAATTCGCAAAATTATGGAAGATTATGGC GTTGATATACGATTTCCTAAAGACAAGGATATTGTCACTGTCACTGGACCTCAAGATAGGGTGGAGGAATGTGTTGAACATGTTCTCAATCTTGAGGAGGAATAT ATGCAAGACATCGTAGAACAAGAAGAAAATAGAAAGTATAATCATTCGTCACGCCCAGATGATCGGTCACGCTCGCATGGTCAGCAGTCTCACCCATTTGTGGTTCGGGATGCACCATGGCATCAGTCT GTCGACACAAACAGCATGGATGACTTTCCTAGCCTAAGCGCTCCATCTAGCGGCGCGAGCAGATCTACCACTGCGCCCGCATGGAATCGCCGCATGTAG